TTgttgttactcttctgatcatgtcatttgatacaagcttccctagacaaagatgacaccTTATGTAAAGCCGCATTGGTAACCGACactggataaccacgttgatggaagtacgtgcaaaattcagcagacctttctctgaaatccaaatcactactactaGTACAAATACGATgcaaacgaagtaattgtgaatagggaatggaatctttacactaacataataaatatacatacatacatacatacatacatacatacatacatacatacatacacacacacacacatacatacatacatacatacacatacatacatacatacatacatacatacatacatacatacatacatacacacatacacatacatgcaaccGCTAACACATACTATGCCTATATACTCAGCTCttcatattttcttttgacaaattcatgtTAATATGTTACGTATAATAAACTGAAACTACACATTGAAAACACTATTcaacaaataacaacacagaAGGCCTACAGAATGAAATAAAGACAGCCTAAAAACTAATATGAGAACATGAACACAGAGGGCACTACGTTTTGATAGTTTTTTCGCATACTTATAGTTGACAAAACCTTCAGAATAGGAACAGACTTGAAATTCGATTCTTACAAATGAAAAATCAGCAAAAATGGAGTTGTTATATATCAAATCTCCAAAATCTGTATACAGCTTATGATAGTACTGTAGAATTAGAAGTTGGTATAAAATAATTTAAGGCTTGGATCTGCCAGCAAAAATACTACTGTTTCTTGATTCAGAATCTGCGTTAATCCATCAACGTTGTTTATTCTTCTTCAACATTTTGTGTCTCGTCTTCTTTCCCTTTCCTTTTCTTATTTACTTTGGTCCAAATATATCCCGGAACGAGGATGACTCCACTCAGCAGACCAAATGCTCCAAATACGAAATAGGCGTAGTCATAGTTGTTGGTGGCGTCATAAACTCGTCCTGTAAAAAACAGTGTAATTTCATGTAATTAAGTATTGTCTTCAGTTTAGAAGCACTATTACACTAATACAGCATTTGTAAAAGATTTGAACACAGAGAATGCAAGCTCTGACTAGTTAATGCTACTCACCTGCAACGGGTGCCCCGATGACCAAACCAATCCCAAAGAAAAGCATCACCATAGCGAAAGAATCATCAACTTCAGCCTTAGCTTCAACTTGATCAACTTCAGCGTCGAGTTGCTGATTAGTAGTTTGTTTCTCAGGGCTAACCAGATAGGAAGCACAAGAAAAGAACACAGAAAAACACATCCCTGAACCTAAACCAAGGAGCCCACTCAAAATAGCAAAGCCTGTGTACGTATATGCAAGTTGGGGTATAAAACAAGCAATGCCAATAACGAAAACACTCAATATATACGTCGTGATGCAGGAAAATTTCAACCAATTCCCGAGGAAAATACTAAAAAATCTGCCAACTAAGCTACATATTCCACTTATAGACACAAGAAATGCAGTTTGCTGCAAAGTGCCAACTTGAGCTTCAGTTGCCCGTGATTGTAAATGCATCGTCGCTCCACTGACGGTGAGTGCAACAAACAGTACAGAAATGAGGTACATGACAAATATCGGTGAGCAGCATAATGCAGAAAAGCGTTTACTCAACGACTGTTTTTGCTCTCTGCGACTTTCTGGGACATTAGTCGCTGTTTCTCTTAATTCAATTTCTTCTTCCCTTGATCTCAAGTTCTTACTAACGGGCCTCAAGAGggctccacacacacacagattggCGATGACTGCAGACTCAACTAGTAAAGCTCCACGCCAACCAAACTGGTCAACACAGGCTTGTGTTATTGGTGGAAATATAAAAAGTGCTACACCAGGCACTAACATGGCGATTCGGTTGACTAGGTCAAACTCTTTCTCCTTCGGAAAATACTTCTTATTGGTGACTTGGGCTGGTGAGTAACTGCCTGCAAAACCCAGTCCTGTTGAAAGAGGTGCACATGACGTCATGAGCCGATTAATTATGTGTTAAAGCACGTACCTCAGCCaagggggtggggatggggatgGGGTGGACGGTgggggtctgtctgtctgtctgtctgtctgtctgtctgtctgtctgtctgccagtatgtctgtctgttttgcCAGCAAGATGACTCAAAAATTGTAAATGTAGATGGATTTTAATGAAACATAGACTCATAGTGGAAAAATGGTCCATGAAACAATGACGAATTAATCAGATTTTGGTGGAGATCCATGGCTATAGTGGCAACTAAAAAGAAGTAAAGTTGAACGTTTCctgttaattacaaaatattttcgaTTTAGATGACACTTTGTGGAATGATTGCCTGGCATTAATAAATTCAATGGATTTTGGTAGAGACCCACGTTTACCATGATGGCAAattaacaacaaaaaataaacatgtcagaatGAGTCAAGTGACTGACGTGTATAAACGAGTCTACGTTACTCATAATAGCAGGTTCACATGCATAACCAGTAATGagttttattgttgtcatggtgacaatGTATGAAGACAATATGAAATTCGACCTCTTTGTCAAACTATGTCACAGTTACACAAGATGTCAGATCCAATGCAATGGTATCATTAAGATTTGTATAACAAGATTACCATGGCAAACAaaacatcaaagaaaaaaatcacGTCTTTTCgccaaaatgttatcaaaattaaacgCATCCACTGTTTTTGTGAGTGAAGAATCCAATAGCATCtccaaaaatctatggttaCTATATCAACCTAAGTATTACTTCTGCCGAAATTTATGTTTCTTCTTGCTCATAAATAAAGCCATTGCAGTTGTCAGTAGCGTAAATCAAAATTGTGAATGGAGATGTCCATTGTGCCAATGTTAGTAAACAAGGCAATTTGTTATGAAATATGGTACCATGAATTTGCATAACTAACATTAGCCATCGAGGTCCAACTATTGGGGGCGCCATTTTTAAGGTATAACTTCTTTATTAGAAAAAACTACTTAGCGTTGGCAAAGGCATGTGCCCTACGAACTGCCCTACTGACTGCCCTACTGACTGCCCTCTGTTTTGAGGGTGAACACTTGTTTGCTTCTATGATCGTTCTCATTTCAGATATGACTCCATGCTATGTTATTCAAAATTACAGAATAATCATCAACTCatcgtgttttttttaaagatacatACCTGTTACCAGCCCGAGAGTTACATAAAGAAAGTATATACTTGTAGCAAACGAACTAACGAATGTTCCAATGGCTGCCACAGCTCCAGATATCATCACTGTTTTACGAGCTCCAATAGCACGAGCTAAAAATGTGCCAATAAACgctaaaatgaaaatcaaaagaaagaaaaaataacacAACAGTTTAAAACACACGCAATATTACAACAGAATTTTGCACTTGTAAGTTGAGATTGTGATGACCAAGCAATTAATTATCGATATGTGACCTGCCTGACGAATAGTGAACTTAGGGCATATCAAAATTACTACCagaccagagtgactatagagtttcagttaCAAATCATGATGTTTGTTTAACTTctcacattaaaaaaataagtaaatagatatgtatttagatacattttatctcattgtgaacaCAACTCAACATCATGTCGTCCTGTGGAACAGGGAATAttcaaacacagaactgtttatttgtgttcacagtgagataaaacgTGACATTTCATGTGCGTGTgagctatcagtgcctgtattttgaaactctacagtctctctggtttggtagtaagaaTGGTTTCTTTCAATCAGTATCGTTCGGTTCCATGTTGTTATCAAAATAGCTTACTCTCTGGGGCTAAGGGGTATTTAATTTATACCTTGTTCATCCTGAACGTCTATTTTATGTCTGAGGCGACAATAATTCCCTTTTTCCTAATGTGAAACGTGCATCTTTCTAGAGGGTCACTTTAGGATATTTCCTAGAGTaatttgattgttttatttttgttttatttatttatttatttatttatttatttatttatttatttatttatttatttatttatttatttatttatttatttatttatttgtttgttataatTTTCATGATGTAAATACTATATAATATCAATTGCGTAATATGTATTAGAATATAATAGCTATGTTTTACCGAAAACGAAGGATATATACTGCAATGATAAAACCCATGACGTTTCCTCTGCTGTTGACTTGAACTGACTTCTAAGTTCCAGGAAAAGAGGACTCATCCCATATCCAAATGTTGAAATGAGAGCATCGGTTGTGCCAGCCGACAGAACGATCATCAAACCCCAACCTCCACCACGAATAATCTGCAGAAGGCTACGTGCACGTGGTCTAGATCTGTATGTGGAACTAGTTTGAATTTCCATCCTCTCGAGCTCGTTGTACTGTTCCATTTTCCTACGGTGGTAACCAATCAGGATTGATCTTAAAGTGGAGAAATGGGTATTCATTTttgggaataaattattattatttatacttgaaaaaaacccCGCGAACAGTCCATTTTTATTACAGTAACTCTTTAATTGCAAAAACCACactatacaaatatgtaaaaaaaaaaaaaaaaaaaaaaaaaaaagtgtgttattgtgCATAAGGAAGTAAAAACTGGGTAAACATAACCATCAGTATGTATATCCAGCCTGTCTGAGCATGCATCTGTCCCTTCCCATAACATTACCAAGGCATGTATTAATAATTTGATTACTTGTGATTACAAGTTTTATTGTTAGCTGTAACTCGTAAATGATaattgttgtatttgttgttCGGTACAAGTGGAGCgcacatttcataattttcagcCGGGACGATTTTTGATCATTGTGGAGAAAAGTATTTATCGTATCCTTTTCAATTTTGACGACAATTTGGACATTCTAGTGTCGTTAGCCTAGCCCACCGTTCTAAAGTGAAACCTAGTACGAAATACCTACTTCACTCTGTCGCCGTGTAATTATGCGACCAGCGCGGCGACAGAATGCTCCCAGACATGTTATAAACCAATGTTAGTTCACCGTAGTCTGGTTATTAAAAGTTATAAATTATAAGTCAGTACAATACACGGTGTCTCATCGAGGTGATATACGGTGACAAGTTTGTGTGATTTGAGTATTACAAAACCCCACAAGTGTTTACAAAACCTGATCAAATAGTGAGAACTTCTATCGTTGATTTATTTTTGAGATTGTATTATCATACAATGGAATGTCACTTAAGCACTTGTCCTCTGACAAGTGTTCGTTTAGCATGTTTACTGATCTTGCCCTTTCCCCCTGTCGTTAAAGAATTCTGATTCGAAACATCGATGATTGTAAAGTTGTTAGGGTTTGTATTACCTATATCTTTTGCACTAGGATTTCACATCAATCATATTAAACACAGGGTGTCAAAATGATTTTCGCTGTACGGTATTATCATTGTTGAATGCAGTTATACTTATTTCGCATTTGGCGAGGTGGAGGGACGACACACATTTTAAACATAtgcggggagggggggggggcttggaatgTCTGAAAATGGATGATAGTTGTTGTCACAGTTACGACGCCTTGTTTAATTGAGAGTGACCGTGTAAGCTCGTGTTTTCCCACAGTCCAAGTTCGGATTTGGATTAACATCTGGGGAAAAGAACTTATCAAGAAGAACAGTGGggaaagttggtccagaactaGAAAATGATCATATGTAATCCTCAGTATTCAACTTATAAGATGCACTAATacgagaacctgggactgaaacatTAGCTTAAAAACGCCTTTCTATTGTTCTTTTTAGCGGTAAGGAATGTGGCATTCATCTTTAATAGCCGTTGAAGGTTGTTGAAGGGCGTGCGAGAATCCACCCACACTTACACGACGGCGTCACATCTATATCGGGAATGTAACGAAGGAACTATACTGTTAAAATTCTGTCAGTGCTGTTATCAAGTGGCGGTCACAATGCGTCTTCCAACAATGTTGATTTTCTCTTGATTAATTACCTACAATTGTAGATTAAATAAATCAAACTTAAGATACCATAAACTAGGTTTAACCTGGTACAGTCATCATGAAGTCGGGATGTTTGTAGTAAAACCTGCACCAgttgcaactgggacattttgtTCATCAAACGACCAAAGCTATATTCACTACAAATTGGTCAGTTACAGACATT
The genomic region above belongs to Glandiceps talaboti chromosome 8, keGlaTala1.1, whole genome shotgun sequence and contains:
- the LOC144439255 gene encoding monocarboxylate transporter 13-like, which translates into the protein MEQYNELERMEIQTSSTYRSRPRARSLLQIIRGGGWGLMIVLSAGTTDALISTFGYGMSPLFLELRSQFKSTAEETSWVLSLQYISFVFAFIGTFLARAIGARKTVMISGAVAAIGTFVSSFATSIYFLYVTLGLVTGLGFAGSYSPAQVTNKKYFPKEKEFDLVNRIAMLVPGVALFIFPPITQACVDQFGWRGALLVESAVIANLCVCGALLRPVSKNLRSREEEIELRETATNVPESRREQKQSLSKRFSALCCSPIFVMYLISVLFVALTVSGATMHLQSRATEAQVGTLQQTAFLVSISGICSLVGRFFSIFLGNWLKFSCITTYILSVFVIGIACFIPQLAYTYTGFAILSGLLGLGSGMCFSVFFSCASYLVSPEKQTTNQQLDAEVDQVEAKAEVDDSFAMVMLFFGIGLVIGAPVAGRVYDATNNYDYAYFVFGAFGLLSGVILVPGYIWTKVNKKRKGKEDETQNVEEE